One genomic segment of Brassica napus cultivar Da-Ae chromosome A3, Da-Ae, whole genome shotgun sequence includes these proteins:
- the LOC125607044 gene encoding MYB-like transcription factor EOBI, with the protein MSLWGVMGGGWGLVEEGWRKGPWTAEEDRLLIDYVRLHGEGRWNSVARLAGLKRNGKSCRLRWVNYLRPDLKRGQITPHEETIILELHAKWGNRWSTIARSLPGRTDNEIKNYWRTHFKKKTKSPTNNAEKTKNRILKRQQFQQQRQMELQQEQQLLQFNQIDMNKIMSLLDDNNNNNNDFSSSSSGSSGEGGAFYVPNQIKIPTPNSSHDPNGNGFCPVVPVPTVEANVNEDCAIWNGIWNLDLEGQESFGDGACVPRKHCFQNWPIPFNLTF; encoded by the exons atGAGTTTGTGGGGAGTGATGGGAGGAGGATGGGGACTGGTAGAAGAAGGTTGGAGAAAAGGACCTTGGACTGCTGAAGAAGACCGTCTATTGATCGATTATGTGCGGCTTCACGGTGAAGGTCGATGGAACTCTGTGGCGAGGCTCGCAGGATTGAAGAGAAATGGCAAAAGCTGTAGGTTAAGATGGGTTAATTACTTAAGACCAGACCTCAAGAGAGGACAAATCACTCCTCATGAAGAAACCATTATCCTTGAGTTACATGCTAAGTGGGGCAACAG GTGGTCAACAATCGCTCGTAGTTTACCAGGAAGAACAGACAACGAGATCAAGAACTACTGGAGAACCCAtttcaagaagaagacaaaatctCCAACTAACAATGCGGAGAAGACGAAAAACAGAATCTTGAAGAGGCAACAATTTCAGCAGCAAAGACAGATGGAGTTGCAGCAAGAACAACAATTGCTTCAATTCAACCAAATCGACATGAATAAGATCATGTCTTTACTAGACgataacaacaacaataataatgaCTTCAGTAGCAGTAGTAGCGGCAGTAGTGGCGAAGGTGGTGCGTTCTATGTTCCTAATCAGATCAAAATTCCAACACCAAATTCTAGTCATGACCCAAATGGTAATGGGTTTTGCCCCGTGGTTCCGGTGCCAACAGTTGAGGCTAACGTGAATGAAGATTGCGCAATTTGGAATGGTATATGGAATCTGGATTTAGAAGGACAAGAAAGCTTTGGTGACGGTGCTTGTGTCCCAAGGAAGCACTGTTTCCAGAACTGGCCTATTCCCTTTAACTTGACCTTTTAA
- the LOC125607185 gene encoding glutathione S-transferase T3-like has product MAANNTSYVNLLFSQSQSPVDLDSPEPFWFGTQGPDASPAVDSPVRKERRPWSTKEDKILIGAWLNTSKDAVVSNEQKAARFWSRIVDYYNKSPQLVGTVPRELGQCKQRWARINEQVCKFVGCYDTALREQSSGQNDDDVMIAALDNFSNQYSVKFSMEHAWRELRHDQKWSSTYLAKGSGKEKRKGVEGVREEEVVRPVGVKAAKAATKKKKSVAEESLSQIQVIMEMKDKLSKQKLLDRLLAKKDPLTEMEKALQLKLMSNML; this is encoded by the coding sequence ATGGCTGCGAACAATACAAGTTATGTTAACCTCCTGTTTAGTCAATCTCAGTCCCCAGTGGACCTTGATTCACCCGAACCTTTTTGGTTCGGGACCCAAGGTCCTGATGCGTCTCCTGCTGTGGACTCTCCTGTTAGGAAGGAGAGGAGGCCTTGGTCTACTAAGGAGGACAAAATCCTAATCGGAGCTTGGCTTAACACGAGTAAGGATGCGGTGGTGAGCAATGAGCAGAAAGCTGCTAGGTTCTGGAGCCGCATTGTTGACTACTACAACAAAAGCCCTCAACTGGTGGGAACAGTGCCTAGAGAGCTTGGTCAGTGCAAGCAGAGGTGGGCTCGGATTAACGAGCAAGTGTGCAAGTTCGTAGGCTGCTATGACACAGCACTGAGGGAGCAGAGTAGTGGGCAAAACGATGATGATGTCATGATAGCTGCTTTGGATAACTTCTCCAATCAGTACTCGGTCAAGTTTAGCATGGAACATGCCTGGAGAGAGTTGAGGCATGACCAGAAATGGTCCTCTACCTATTTGGCTAAGGGGAGTGGGAAGGAAAAGCGCAAAGGGGTGGAGGGTgttagagaagaagaagtggtTAGACCCGTGGGGGTCAAGGCAGCTAAAGCTgctacgaagaagaagaagagtgttgCAGAAGAGTCCTTGTCTCAAATACAAGTCATAATGGAAATGAAAGATAAACTCTCTAAGCAGAAGTTGCTTGACCGTCTACTCGCCAAAAAAGATCCTCTTACTGAGATGGAAAAAGCTCTTCAGCTGAAACTTATGTCTAATATGTTATGA
- the LOC125607186 gene encoding uncharacterized protein LOC125607186 — MSSSSSDEVEERLDEIIDDIIDETYINILEAQPSKPKKRAYIERDREIGHNRLWNDYFSEDATFPPYLFRRRFRMNKELFLRIVHRLSEHVPFFQQRRDATGRFGLSPLQKCTAAIRLLAYGSAADAVDEYLRVGESTAISCLKHFNEGIIQLFGNEYLRRPTDEDLQRLLHIGEIRGFPGMVGSIDCMHWRWKNCPTAWKGQYTRGSTKPSIVLEAVASQDLWIWHAFFGLPGRAPRVEYVVNGHMYNLAYYLTDGIYPNWSTFIQSISLPQGPKAELFAKLQESTRKDVERAFGVLQARFAISKMNEMDTALSTIHLNLKKKM; from the exons ATGTCATCATCGTCATCCGATGAAGTTGAAGAAAGATTGGACGAAATTATCGACGATATCATAGATGAAACCTACATCAACATTTTGGAAGCCCAACCCTCTAAGCCGAAGAAACGCGCTTATATAGAACGAGACCGCGAAATCGGACACAACCGATTATGGAATGATTACTTCAGTGAAGATGCGACATTTCCGCCGTATTTATTCAGACGCCGTTTTCGTATGAATAAAGAATTATTCTTGCGTATTGTCCATCGCCTCTCAGAACACGTTCCATTctttcaacaaagaagagatgccACGGGGAGGTTTGGTCTTTCaccactacaaaaatgtacAGCCGCCATTCGTCTCCTTGCTTATGGTTCTGCAGCTGACGCGGTTGATGAATATCTCAGAGTTGGTGAAAGCACGGCAATTTCGTGTTTAAAGCATTTTAATGAAGGAATAATTCAGTTATTTGGTaatgagtatctacgaagacCGACAGACGAGGATCTTCAGCGACTACTCCATATTGGAGAGATACGCGGGTTTCCGGGGATGGtaggaagcatcgactgtatgcattggagGTGGAAAAATTGCCCAACGGCTTGGAAAGGACAGTACACCCGGGGATCAACAAAACCGTCAATTGTGTTAGAGGCAgtagcttcacaagatctttggatatggcacgctttCTTCGGTCTaccag GTCGGGCTCCGAGGGTAGAGTACGTGGTCAACGGACACATGTATAATTTGGCGTACTACCTCACGGACGGTATTTATCCAAactggtcaacatttatccaatctatctcaCTACCTCAAGGTCCAAAAGCAGAGTTATTTGCTAAACTTCAAGAATCAACCCGGAAAGATGTggagcgggcttttggagttTTACAAGCTCGATTTGCGATT tcgaaaatgaacgagatggatacGGCACTCAGTACGATCCAtctgaatttgaagaagaagatgtag
- the LOC125607045 gene encoding glutamyl-tRNA(Gln) amidotransferase subunit B, chloroplastic/mitochondrial-like, producing the protein MSTTLFRTIQPNHFTLLTTALLRTRTKTSRHISVRCQTSTTTQQPRTSAPKNHGSNKLDEILKDYEAVIGIETHVQLSTSTKAFCSCPNSYGSHPNTSICPVCMGLPGALPVLSSKVVDFGVRLGLALNCSLSLKSKFDRKQYFYPDLPKGYQISQFDVPIASGGYVDVDIPLEFGGGHRRFGITRVHMEEDAGKLLHSDAGDYSQVDLNRAGVPLLEIVSEPDMRSGVEAAEYGSEMQRIVRYLGVSNGNMQEGSLRCDVNISIRPIGQPEFGTKVEIKNLNAFSAMSRAIDYEITRQALLYNQGQADKIVTETRLWDEGAQKTVTMRKKEGLADYRYFPEPDLPEVILTQEYVDSIRASLPELPEAKRRRYEAMGLGIQDVLFLANDVSVAEYFDEVIGKGADVKSAANWLMSDIAAYLKNEELSISDVKLTPHELAELIAAIKDETISGKIGKQILFELLAKGGTVQGMIKEKDLVQITDPVEIEKMIMKVISESPKQLEQYRSGKTKLQGFFAGQVMKMSKGKANPALLNKILLEKLNAKE; encoded by the exons ATGTCCACCACATTGTTCAGAACAATCCAACCAAACCACTTCACACTCCTAACAACCGCCTTGCTCAGAACCAGAACAAAAACGAGCCGCCACATCTCCGTAAGATGTCAAACATCAACGACCACCCAACAACCGAGAACCTCCGCCCCGAAAAACCACGGAAGCAACAAACTCGACGAGATCCTAAAAGACTACGAAGCCGTGATCGGCATCGAGACCCACGTCCAGCTCTCGACCTCCACAAAGGCCTTCTGCAGCTGCCCCAACAGCTACGGCTCGCACCCCAACACCAGCATCTGCCCCGTCTGTATGGGCCTCCCCGGAGCCTTGCCCGTTCTGAGCTCGAAAGTCGTCGACTTTGGCGTCAGACTTGGCTTAGCCCTTAACTGCTCTCTCTCCCTCAAGTCCAAGTTCGATAGGAAGCAGTACTTTTACCCTGACCTCCCCAAAGGCTACCAGATCTCTCAGTTCGATGTCCCCATTGCGTCTGGCGGCTACGTGGATGTGGATATTCCGTTAGAGTTTGGCGGCGGGCACAGGAGGTTTGGGATCACGAGGGTTCATATGGAGGAAGATGCTGGGAAGCTGCTGCACTCGGACGCTGGAGATTACTCTCAG GTAGATTTGAATAGAGCGGGGGTTCCTTTGCTTGAGATTGTGTCTGAGCCTGATATGAGGAGTGGGGTTGAGGCGGCTGAGTACGGTAGCGAGATGCAGAGGATTGTGAGGTATTTGGGAGTGAGTAATGGGAATATGCAAGAAGGGTCTCTTCGTTGTGATGTTAATATCTCGATCCGGCCCATTGGGCAACCTGAGTTTGGCACCAAG GTGGAGATAAAGAACTTGAATGCGTTTTCAGCTATGAGTAGGGCGATTGACTATGAGATAACAAGACAGGCGCTTTTATACAACCAGGGTCAAGCTGACAAGATTGTAACCGAGACTCGTCTTTGGGACGAAGGAGCTCAG AAAACAGTAACAATGAGGAAGAAGGAAGGGCTAGCTGATTACCGCTACTTCCCAGAGCCAGATCTTCCAGAAGTGATACTCACCCAAGAATACGTTGACAGCATCCGTGCTTCTCTACCTGAACTTCCTGAAGCGAAGCGCAGGAGGTATGAGGCAATGGGTCTAGGTATTCAAGATGTGCTCTTCCTTGCCAATGACGTCAGT GTTGCGGAATATTTCGATGAAGTTATTGGTAAAGGTGCTGATGTTAAGTCGGCAGCGAATTGGCTGATGAGTGATATAGCTGCTTACTTGAAGAATGAGGAGCTTTCTATCAGTGATGTGAAACTTACTCCTCATGAGTTGGCTGAGCTGATAGCTGCTATCAAA GATGAAACCATTAGTGGAAAGATTGGTAAACAG ATATTGTTTGAGCTATTGGCCAAAGGTGGAACTGTTCAAGGaatgataaaagaaaaagacttgGTTCAG ATAACTGATCCTGTGGAGATTGAGAAGATGATTATGAAGGTGATCTCTGAATCCCCAAAGCAGCTTGAGCAGTATCGAAGTGGGAAGACCAAGCTTCAGGGCTTCTTTGCTGGCCAG GTAATGAAAATGTCAAAAGGTAAAGCAAACCCTGCTTTGCTTAACAAGATTCTCCTGGAGAAGCTCAATGCCAAGGAGTGA
- the LOC106414127 gene encoding SNF2 domain-containing protein CLASSY 4-like — protein sequence MDMTTCVGRRTRSRTESYLNDLLNQSKGISVAVQSNSRPAPLRDSSSPEKPKRRRKRKSKDDDEVEFVGTIYPKGKREKEIVVEDDNVGSPPMIALSLESDRACGVSVDDAMGDDDGDVEFVRTIYPEEDDRAVDDENLIGEESPDDDDVVYLGTLLRDQEHVDRVSDLDVDDANLMGEEKILEPDDEVMSLSSGSDDEASIEDLGTEVSDYMEKSSDSSYAESSDSGFDCSEDDEFRGARDTATVKKKSPSKRVYTREKRKTSYRKNDLDVSDLLAKSIWQRKKIVEEDIFSEDETAEVDTREDPIVRERSSEKVHEQRKRRRFHREKRKNRSSVVDLLGDSFENFDVGEYPWVSPPINLRFGCEEPETVEKTEEEKEIDRLWQDMALALSLEGLHSSTYFKNGDVSCSNGKHDFVLDEEIGLKCRYCSYVSVEMKDVSPAMDKYRANVKYRDTVNYKNTCRTKGDPLLDSLDLEASEHNSNVASLKDTQGTVWEYIPGIKNTLYPHQQEGFEFMWKNLAGTTKLDELKSSVVKESGGCIISHAPGTGKTRLTIVFLQSYLQQFPDSHPVVIAPASLLLTWEEEFKKWNSNIPFYNMSNQELSGLENPSAVSLLKGNRQHRSKTDSVRMVKLYSWRNKKSILGISYSLYEKLTGNKCASGETQKFRKMLLDFPGLLVLDEGHTPRNQNSCIWKVLTEVKTEKRIILSGTPFQNNFKELSNVLCLTRPAYKDKISSRLHDLTRLSQEGKNGRFDEEIGIAELKDMIAPFVHVHKGNILRESLPGLRDCVVVLNAPFQQAKILTRIDHSQKTFDLEHKLSAVSVHPSLYLRRKQTDKERLTIGPVVLKSLESLTLESKEGAKTRFLIDFIRFSETVKEKVLVFSQHIDTLELIRDQLSAVFGWTEGEEILYMHGQLQQKFRQRLINNFNKSDSKSKVLLASTKACSEGINLVGASRVVLLDVDWNPSVERQAISRAYRIGQKRVVYTYHLMVKGTTEWDKYCKQNKKHRISEMVFSPTNEKDKLIENEVVSEDKILDEMVRHEKLKDMFEKILYRKKESDMFTNIL from the exons ATGGATATGACTACTTGCGTCGGCAGAAGAACTCGCTCGAGGACTGAATCTTACTTGAACGATCTTCTGAACCAATCGAAGGGGATCTCCGTCGCCGTTCAATCTAATAGCAGGCCCGCGCCCTTGCGCGATTCTAGTTCGCCGGAGAAGCCGAAACGGCGCCGGAAAAGGAAGAGCAAGGATGATGACGAAGTGGAGTTCGTCGGAACTATCTATCCGAAAGGTAAGCGAGAGAAGGAGATTGTAGTTGAGGATGACAATGTAGGTTCACCTCCGATGATTGCTCTTAGTTTAGAGTCAGATAGGGCTTGTGGTGTGAGTGTAGATGATGCCATGGgcgatgatgatggtgatgtcgAATTCGTAAGAACTATCTATCCTGAAGAGGATGATCGAGCTGTGGATGATGAGAATTTGATTGGTGAGGAGTctcctgatgatgatgatgttgtttATCTTGGAACATTGCTGAGAGATCAAGAACATGTTGATAGGGTTAGTGATTTGGATGTTGATGATGCTAATTTAATGGGTGAGGAGAAGATTTTAGAGCCTGATGATGAGGTTATGAGTCTTAGTTCTGGTTCTGACGACGAAGCTTCTATAGAAGACTTAGGAACTGAAGTTTCTGATTACATGGAGAAAAGCTCAGATTCTTCTTATGCGGAGAGCTCTGATAGTGGTTTCGATTGTTCTGAGGACGATGAGTTTCGTGGTGCCAGAGACACCGCTACCGTTAAGAAGAAGAGCCCAAGTAAAAGAGTATACACTCGGGAGAAGCGGAAGACTTCTTATAGGAAGAATGATTTGGATGTATCTGATCTGCTAGCAAAATCTATTTGGCAGAGAAAGAAAATTGTAGAGGAAGACATTTTCTCTGAAGACGAAACAGCAGAGGTTGATACCAGGGAAGATCCTATTGTTAGAGAGAGATCAAGTGAGAAGGTACATGAGCAGAGGAAACGAAGGAGATTCCATAGGGAGAAAAGGAAGAACCGTTCGAGTGTTGTTGATCTGCTAGGAGATTCTTTTGAGAATTTTGATGTTGGGGAATACCCGTGGGTTTCGCCTCCTATAAACCTGAGATTTGGTTGTGAGGAGCCTGAGACAGTTGAGAAaacagaagaggagaaagaaataGACAGGTTGTGGCAAGATATGGCCTTAGCTTTATCATTGGAAGGACTACACTCATCTACTTATTTTAAA AATGGAGATGTGTCATGTAGCAACGGGAAGCATGATTTCGTCCTTGATGAGGAAATTGGTCTGAAATGCCGCTACTGTTCTTATGTCTCCGTCGAGATGAAAGATGTCTCACCTGCCATG GACAAGTATCGTGCTAATGTTAAGTATCGTGATACTGTTAACTACAAGAATACATGTCGTACCAAAGGTGACCCTTTACTTGACAGCCTTGATTTGGAAGCGTCAGAACACAACAGCAATGTGGCGTCTCTGAAAGATACACAGGGAACAGTCTGGGAATACATCCCTGGCATCAAAAATACTCTGTACCCACACCAACAAGAAGGCTTTGAGTTTATGTGGAAGAACTTAGCCGGGACAACAAAACTGGACGAGTTAAAAAGCTCAGTGGTAAAAGAAAGTGGCGGATGCATTATTTCTCATGCCCCTGGGACTGGCAAGACGCGTTTGACCATCGTGTTTCTTCAGTCATACTTACAACAGTTTCCAGATAGCCATCCTGTGGTCATAGCTCCCGCAAGTTTACTTCTCACATGGGAAGAAGAGTTCAAGAAATGGAATTCAAACATTCCGTTTTATAACATGAGTAATCAAGAGTTGTCAGGGCTAGAGAACCCATCAGCTGTTTCACTTCTAAAAGGAAATAGACAACATAGGAGCAAAACGGATTCTGTCCGTATGGTTAAGCTATATTCATGGAGGAACAAGAAGAGCATTCTTGGAATCAGTTACAGTCTCTATGAGAAGCTCACTGGGAACAAGTGCGCCTCTGGGGAGACGCAAAAGTTTAGAAAGATGTTGCTAGACTTTCCGGGGCTCCTGGTCCTTGACGAAGGCCACACTCCTAGGAACCAGAATAGTTGCATCTGGAAAGTTCTCACAGAAGTGAAAACGGAGAAGCGTATCATACTCTCAGGGACACCGTTTCAGAACAATTTCAAGGAGCTTTCTAACGTCTTGTGCCTTACGAGACCAGCTTATAAAGATAAGATCTCTTCTAGGCTCCATGATCTTACGAGGCTGAGCCAAGAAGGCAAGAACGGGAGGTTCGATGAAGAGATTGGCATCGCGGAGCTTAAGGATATGATTGCTCCTTTTGTTCATGTCCACAAAGGGAACATCCTTCGAGAGAGCCTCCCAGGTCTAAGAGACTGTGTTGTGGTGCTGAACGCTCCTTTTCAACAGGCGAAAATCCTGACGAGAATCGACCATTCTCAAAAGACGTTTGACCTTGAGCACAAGCTTTCAGCTGTTTCAGTACACCCGTCTCTGTATCTGCGACGCAAGCAGACAGACAAGGAACGGTTAACCATTGGGCCGGTGGTACTGAAAAGCCTGGAGAGCCTTACGCTTGAGTCAAAGGAAGGTGCGAAAACGAGGTTCTTGATCGACTTCATCCGGTTCAGCGAAACAGTGAAAGAGAAAGTCTTGGTGTTTAGTCAACACATTGACACGCTAGAACTGATCAGGGACCAGCTCAGTGCAGTGTTTGGCTGGACTGAAGGAGAAGAGATTCTCTACATGCACGGTCAACTCCAACAGAAATTCAGACAGCGTCTGATCAACAACTTCAACAAATCAGACAGCAAATCCAAAGTGCTACTAGCATCAACAAAAGCATGTTCCGAAGGTATTAATCTTGTCGGAGCTTCGAGGGTTGTGCTCCTTGATGTTGATTGGAACCCTTCTGTTGAGAGGCAAGCCATAAGTCGAGCTTACAGAATTGGTCAGAAGAGGGTTGTGTACACTTACCATCTCATGGTTAAAGGCACAACTGAGTGGGACAAGTACTGTAAGCAAAACAAGAAACATCGCATATCTGAAATGGTCTTCTCTCCTACCAACGAGAAAGATAAGCTGATTGAAAACGAAGTTGTTTCTGAAGATAAAATTCTTGACGAGATGGTTCGCCATGAGAAGCTGAAAGACATGTTTGAGAAGATACTTTATCGCAAAAAAGAATCCGACATGTTTACAAACATTCTCTGA
- the LOC125607047 gene encoding syntaxin-32-like, translated as MQARHVHSSYRDRTNEFFGVVETQRRSIAPAAAAAANNVPYGGGRREDPRSAAVMQSEFNRRASVIGLAIHQTSQKLSKLAQLAKRSSVFDDPTREIGELTAVIKQEISGLNTALIDLQAVRNSHNDERNISRDTTTHSATVVDDLKNRLMDTTKEFKDVLTLRTENMKIHENRRQRFTNNPSKESTNPFVRQRPLASKPAPSQPAPLPWANSSSSSSSQLVPRRQGEAESSPLLQQSQQQQQMVPLQDTYMESRAEALHNVESTIHELSNIFTQLATMVSQQGEIAIRIDQNMEDTLANVEGAQSQLARYLNSISSNRWLMIKIFFVLIAFLMVFLFFVA; from the exons atgcAAGCAAGGCATGTGCACTCGTCGTATCGAGATCGGACGAACGAGTTTTTCGGCGTCGTTGAAACGCAGAGGAGATCGATTGCTCctgcggcggcggcggcggcgaaCAATGTGCCGTACGGTGGTGGGAGAAGAGAGGATCCGAGATCCGCGGCGGTTATGCAATCGGAGTTCAACAGGAGAGCTTCTGTTATCGGTTTAGCTATCCACCAGACGTCCCAGAAGCTTTCCAAGCTTGCTCAAC TGGCAAAGAGGTCATCGGTTTTTGATGATCCCACCCGGGAGATAGGAGAGCTGACGGCGGTAATCAAACAAGAGATCTCTGGACTAAACACCGCTCTGATTGACCTTCAAGCTGTACGCAACTCTCACAATGATGAAAGGAACATCTCTAGAGACACAACTACTCACTCAGCGACAGTGGTCGATGATCTAAAGAATCGTTTGATGGACACTACCAAAGAGTTTAAGGATGTTCTTACTTTGAGAACTGAG AACATGAAGATTCATGAAAATAGAAGGCAAAGATTCACGAATAACCCTTCAAAAGAATCAACAAACCCATTCGTTCGCCAGCGCCCTTTGGCTTCTAAGCCTGCGCCTAGTCAACCTGCTCCTCTTCCCTGGGCAAATAGCTCTTCTTCATCGTCATCTCAGTTAGTCCCAAG GAGACAGGGAGAGGCTGAATCTTCTCCATTGTTGCAGCAGAGTCAACAACAACAGCAGATGGTCCCGTTGCAAGACACTTATATGGAGAGCCGCGCAGAAGCTCTACACAACGTGGAATCAACAATCCACGAGCTAAGCAATATCTTTACACAACTAGCAACCATGGTTTCTCAGCAAGGAGAGATCGCTATCAG AATCGATCAGAACATGGAAGATACATTGGCGAACGTAGAAGGCGCTCAGAGCCAACTGGCTAGGTATCTGAACAGTATATCGTCAAACCGATGGCTCATGATTAAGATTTTCTTCGTATTGATTGCATTTCTCATGGTTTTCCTCTTCTTCGTGGCCTAA